A region of the Silene latifolia isolate original U9 population chromosome 9, ASM4854445v1, whole genome shotgun sequence genome:
caacaaagcattttattactaaaataaatcttatttaatcccattacaataagatatcaatattctctttctcacaaatcgaattgttcaattttaaggaattaattaatctgtatcgatatacaactaattaaccttttcaattaagggaatcgtcctttaggtgtgacctcaagggatcaactgatcaccaccgtcgcacgacagtaatgtcaaactctagccagccaatcattaccgatatgtgtggaccagttgactatatatatgtaatgtatcatcccttccgtattcttgaaatgagatttaataatgatatttaaatcatgtgatcgcactattgttgaggacacatttcccaacaaacccAACTTCCCACAGTAGTATGAGCCAACAGATAAAGCCATCTACACTGCAGAGCATCATTCCAAGTGGAGAGATCCTTGATGTTGAAGCCTCCTGCATCCCAGGGCAAACAGATATCCTTCCATTTTTTAAACACCATTCTTCTACCTTCAAACGGTATTCCATCAGAATGCACCCCTCCAAAATAAATGTTGGTTTTCTCTATGTTAGCATGAAGTCCAGATAGCTCAGCAAAAAGACTAAGAGTGCTCTTAACTGCTGCAATagagggaacatcccccctgacAAAGACCATCAAGTCGTCAGCAAAGATCAAATTATTAAGTTTAAGCCTAGAGCACTTAGGGTGATAAGAAACAAGAGGCTTATCACAAAGTGTCCTGAGATATGTTGATATGACTTCCATGCTGAGCACAAACAAGTAAGGGGAAAGGGGATCACCCTGCCTAATTCCACTTTTCCCTTGAAAAAAACCAGAAAGCTCTCCATTGATTTTTAAAGAATACCAAGGAGTTTGAATGCAGCCAAGCACCCAGCCAATGAATTGCTGAGGGAAACCCAAACCCGAAAGCATATTAGCAATAAAAGACCATTGTAGGGAATCAAATGCCTTCCTTATGTCCACCTTGATCATGCAGCGAGGTTAAATATTAGCCCTATTATACCCTTTTACCAATGTTTGAGATAACATTATGTTCTCAAAAATGCTACGGCCTTTAATAAAAGCAGCTTGTTCAGCACCAACAATGGAAGGAAGAATACTTTGAAGCCTGTTTGCTAAGATCTTATTAACTGTCTTATAGAATACAGTACAGCAAGATATTGGCCTATAATCAGTAATAACATTAGCTATGGCCTTCTTAGGAATCAGAGAAATAACAGTTGAGTTAGCCTGCTTGGACATTTTGCCAGAGGAAAAAAACTGATTCACAGCCTTGCAAAAATCCTTAGCAATGATCTGCCGGGCAGACTTAAAGAACCCAGCTGAAAATCCATCAATACCAGGACTACTATTAGAATCCATACTGAAAAGAGCATCTCTGATTTCAGTAGGAGAAATCTCTCTAATCAGGAAGTGGCTATCAGAAGAATTAACCACAGCACCAGAAGAGATAAAAGTAGTATCTAAGGGGGTGGTGGGAGAGTTATGCCCCAACAGATCCTGATAATACTAACTAAAAGCTTTACTAACTGAAGAAAACCCCATATGAAGCTTGCCATGGTGATCATGAATGCCACCAATAACCTGCTGATTAGTTCTCTCAGAAATTTTTACAAAAAAGTATTTAGAACTACAATCAGAGTCATGGATATCCTTTATTTTAGCCCTCTGAGAAAGTATTGAAAACTCATGATCTTTAAGCTTGGAATAATCAGCAATTAAGAGCCTTTCCTCCTGAATAAGAATATCAGAAAAAGGATTGGAAGCAAGTTTTTGTTGACACTCCATCAAGGCATTCTTAGCAGACTGAACTCTTTGAGAAATATTGCTGAAATGTTGCTTATGAAATTAGGTAAGAGCATGCTTAACACTTTTTAATTTCTGAAAGAAACAGTACATAGGACTACCCTGCAAAGGAGTAATCCAAGCTGCGTTTATTGTTGGTAAGTAGTCAGGATGGCCAACCCAACTATTAAGAAAACTAAATCTCTTAACAACTTTTTTATCTTGAGAAACTTGGACTAAGACAGGAGAGTGGTCAGATAGACCAGGCTCCTGAAAGTGTCCAAAAGCATTGGGGAAAGAAGAAATGAAGCTTGGATTAGCCAGCATCCTATCCAGTTTGGACCAAACCCTAGTCACAGAATCTTGCTTGTTAGTCCATGTCATATCAACCCCAGTGCAAGTAAGGTCATCAAGATGACAAGAAGCAAGACAATCATTGAAATCTAGCATATCCGGAAGCACGGGAGGAGTGTTACTCAATTTCTCAGAAGAAGTTATCACCACATTAAAGTCACCAAGCACCAACCAAGGCTCTGCATTGGAAGCTGCAACAAGACTAGACCATAGCCTATGCCTATCCAGAGGATCATTACACCCATAGACAAtgcttaaatgaaaatttaagcAAGACTCATGATGGTGCACCTTAAAGTGAATAAGCTGATCAACAACTGTCTTGCTAAGCATAGTAACAGTACTAGGGTTAAAGAAAATCCAAATTCTCCCATTATAATGATGAGAGTAATTTCAAACCACATTCCAATTACTAAACTTCTTTCTAATGATTTTAGAAGCTTTATGGTCCTTAACCCTGGTTTCCAAAAGAGCCATAATATCAATCTTATTAACCCCTAAATAGTCTTTAACTTCACTATGCTTTAAAGGACAGTTAAACCCTCTTATATTCTAGGAAGCAATCTTCATTGAGGTTTATCAGGAGGAACAACAATCTAAACTTCCAACACTGCAATAGAACATTCTGAGTGCAACTCAGAAGAAAGACCAGAAGAGGAAGGCATTACCACTGAAGATCTCTGACCTAGCAAAAAGCATCCTGAGTCTACATTCTCCAGGGTAGATACCATACCAGTTTTGGCCCCTTCTGAAGTAGCACCTAGTTCCAGAGAGGTCTTAGAAACAATTTCAACAGGCTCCAATATCTCTCCTGGTTCCAAAGCCTGATACTTATTGGCAAGAGGAACTGAACCATTCTGGGAAGAAGAAATAACTACAGGATCCTGCAAAACTTCTCCAGGAACTTCTTTAAGAGTACCATCTAGGACGGCCATCTTAGCCGTGATTCACTTCTCGTTTTCCTTATTGTGAAAGTTAGGGTTTAACTTATCTTATTTGATGATAATATATTAAAGATTCCATAATTCCTTAATCATCTAAATAAGATATGTTTTCCCTAAAAATATAGAATATAtcttgatataattattaaagaAAAGAATTTATAACTTTTTTATGATTTACTTAGATATTATTCTATAAAAGATAAGATAGAATCTTAAGAAGAATTCTTTTATTCTTTAACACGTGACACACGACACTAGGGTTTCGAAATTCTAAACCTAGTTTCCGTCTTATATAAATACTACTTTCGTTCTTTCAATTAAGTTGAGACTTTTCACGCAAAATTATTTTTGATCATATCAGGAAAATAaagtaaaattcttttaattgcaaaTGCCCTTAAAATTTCTTACTTTATTTATTACTTTGAAAAGTCaagtttttcatttttcaattacATTTATTGATATCGTTATTGGATAATAGTGCTTAGAAATGTTTCTTATTCGTTTAATTGTGTGAACATCGAAAGAACATTCAAACACTTTCTTATTGACGTAAGATAGATAGATCGCGTATTTAACAATACtcatttgagttacaactagagttagttgtacgagtgggttaAAAATTTTGTAAtctgtagaaaggtactaaaattattagccGAGAATAGTGGATGTAGGTTTTGACTTGTCAAACTGAATCACTTCAAAATTCTGTGTGTCCTTGCATCTTTTACATATTTTGTTTTACTTTTGATTTCACATACAATcaagttagttgaatttaatcaataaatTCATACTAATTGATATTTACATGCCTCATACGGACATAATCGAAAAAGTGGGCTTATTTACTTATACTCAATTGACCCCCTCCCCtcgagtatttcggatcgattcaattggtatcagagcctcgtgctcttaaTTGCCTGACCGCAAAGAGGTTGATCCCTCGatctatttttattttctttgttctttattattccgctgccttacacgtatGCAATGGATTCGAAGTATCTAAAGTGTCTCGTCTTTGATAGGAAGAATTATGGACTGTGGAAGAAAATGATagcacactacataaaaggacatgatttgGAGTGCTGGAAGATCATAGAAAATGGACCAAACAAATTTTTGGTTGGATCtactgaaggcactacctataagaaaaaggaagaagactatgtggaggctgattacaagaaagcAAAGAAAAAATCGTAAGCTATAAGCCTGTTGCAAAACGACATGACATCAAACGAATTTGATCGCTTTTTTTTCCTGTACCTCGTCCAAGGATATATGGGATGGtctttgttgggaaatgtgtcctcaacaatagtgcgatcacatgatttaaatatcattattaaatctcatataa
Encoded here:
- the LOC141600598 gene encoding uncharacterized protein LOC141600598; the protein is MLSKTVVDQLIHFKVHHHESCLNFHLSIVYGCNDPLDRHRLWSSLVAASNAEPWLVLGDFNVVITSSEKLSNTPPVLPDMLDFNDCLASCHLDDLTCTGVDMTWTNKQDSVTRVWSKLDRMLANPSFISSFPNAFGHFQEPGLSDHSPVLVQVSQDKKVVKRFSFLNSWVGHPDYLPTINAAWITPLQGSPINISQRVQSAKNALMECQQKLASNPFSDILIQEERLLIADYSKLKDHEFSILSQRAKIKDIHDSDCSSKYFFVKISERTNQQDLLGHNSPTTPLDTTFISSGAVVNSSDSHFLIREISPTEIRDALFSMDSNSSPGIDGFSAGFFKSARQIIAKDFCKAVNQFFSSGKMSKQANSTVISLIPKKAIANVITDYRPISCCTVFYKTVNKILANRLQSILPSIVGAEQAAFIKGRSIFENIMLSQTLVDIRKAFDSLQWSFIANMLSGLGFPQQFIGWVLGCIQTPWYSLKINGELSGFFQGKSGIRQGDPLSPYLFVLSMEVISTYLRTLCDKPLVSYHPKCSRLKLNNLIFADDLMVFVRGDVPSIAAVKSTLSLFAELSGLHANIEKTNIYFGGVHSDGIPFEGRRMVFKKWKDICLPWDAGGFNIKDLSTWNDALQCRWLYLLAHTTVGSWDSFSSSLKGILTVRDRLVALAGSITNASSLINSWCSHGKFRVTADYSYLRGVVLTGPWTKALTHPRIVPSHRIICSLAAQQKLATVDNMQHRGLYMMNRCSLCEVALEDHAHLFFNCSFSKDIWQQLLQWMGINRAGSCLLAELEQAGMGSKQNWRMAWFRTSLAAAVYQVWNERNSRLFRGRKAAANEIVRKVKFLVSTRLLMWTHHKQYLLIVASL